One Primulina tabacum isolate GXHZ01 chromosome 10, ASM2559414v2, whole genome shotgun sequence DNA segment encodes these proteins:
- the LOC142504809 gene encoding uncharacterized protein LOC142504809, protein MATVASAEPPPPPRYSSSGGDACVKVEALKCIDVSRLSQLELQTLSLCSGSFFDLSNTDDVVCPQLDRSLFNESAGSRRQTYSRLLHRSHFRLPGPHPSLKPPRDPHPSSDPVNHSITHYLKHFVNGNHNPPPPAPPPARPPQAEAMLSVTQDSQQSRFQGLQENLKIKLHSAEKKRKRAIKNKNLNRKGFLESDIGGELQKVNSKGELVNLDELEKNGDELFAQELRSRTAGLVTEEDVLGFLWSLEGQWCSTRKKRKYVDAGMFGDALPIDWKLLLGIRRRDFRPSIYCRRCISPTGQQFFSCQEAASFLKSYFGSSDADRPRDQNTFSIQQASVKSTAKNVHSAVKKGATWHDVPPHSTSDRASSGAHENNECSNSIENLPEVQVQDIIECAKCKLIFDEKNVYLQHLFAFHQKTTKRCRIGTPVGEGVIIKDGKYECQFCHKVFEERRSYNGHVGVHVRNSGKISSEITSPPSIQKNEKSSSQEALLPRTSKMDALIEIAQSSIYETPKVGTCEQTTKDLPPVAFNLEETPVACGSHELNLFSAPVAQEENKVDRSAYIDLNAHGSISMMDTDSMVINDYTSNMDIKIDDKCVNDSEYIGSHDIDKYGNRNLEMNFGNACSNPRNDHLEDAHGLTVGEIGFPSAVASVPLTQSFQFFPSLDSMSNKVEHEFSLVGQKLGNVTEFEELRFDDLEPFKYGFMNGEELQSLSGSSMNLGNMAGIVDGFNSSVTFGSEDVTFNALDVNQLTTVCVWCRTEFKLDSVESETPSESIGYMCPTCKDKISGHLDDGLSMNPLGF, encoded by the exons ATGGCTACTGTTGCCTCCGCCGAACCACCGCCACCTCCACGGTACTCATCCTCCGGCGGAGATGCTTGTGTAAAGGTGGAAGCTTTGAAGTGCATAGACGTCTCAAGGCTCTCCCAATTGGAACTGCAAACTCTCTCTCTTTGCTCCGGTTCCTTCTTCGACCTAAGCAATACGGACGATGTTGTTTGTCCCCAACTCGATCGCTCGCTCTTCAACGAGTCCGCCGGCAGCCGCCGACAGACCTACTCGCGCCTCCTGCACCGTTCTCACTTCCGACTCCCTGGCCCACACCCATCCCTTAAACCACCCCGAGATCCCCACCCCTCCTCCGACCCCGTGAACCACTCCATCACCCACTACCTGAAGCACTTTGTGAATGGCAACCATAATCCTCCCCCACCTGCTCCGCCTCCGGCTCGTCCTCCGCAGGCTGAGGCGATGCTGTCGGTGACGCAGGACTCCCAGCAATCACGTTTTCAAGGATTACAAGAAAATCTGAAGATCAAACTCCATTCAGCGGAGAAGAAGCGAAAAAGGGCGATAAAAAACAAGAATTTGAACAGAAAAGGTTTCTTGGAGAGTGACATTGGTGGTGAGCTACAAAAAGTGAATAGTAAGGGCGAGCTGGTGAATTTGGACGAACTGGAGAAGAATGGTGATGAATTGTTCGCCCAAGAATTGAGGAGCAGGACTGCGGGATTGGTAACCGAGGAGGATGTTTTAGGGTTTTTGTGGAGTTTGGAGGGGCAATGGTGTAGCACTAGAAAGAAGAGGAAGTATGTTGATGCAGGTATGTTTGGAGATGCATTGCCCATTGACTGGAAGCTCTTGCTTGGAATCAGGAGGCGAGATTTCCGCCCCTCCATCTATTGCCGAAGATGCATAAG CCCTACTGGACAACAATTTTTTTCATGCCAGGAGGCTGCATCCTTTCTGAAATCCTATTTTGGGAGTAGTGATGCAGATCGTCCAAGGGATCAGAATACTTTTAGCATTCAGCAGGCATCTGTCAAGTCAACTGCAAAG AATGTACATTCTGCTGTCAAAAAGGGTGCTACATGGCATGACGTGCCACCGCATTCTACTTCGGATAGAGCCTCATCTGGTGCACATGAGAATAATGAATGCTCAAACAGCATAGAAAACCTTCCTGAAGTTCAAGTTCAGGACATAATTGAATGTGCCAAATGCAAGTTGATTTTTGATGAGAAGAATGTGTACTTGCAGCATCTGTTTGCATTCCACCAAAAGACAACGAAAAGGTGCAGAATTGGGACTCCTGTTGGGGAAGGAGTGATCATCAAAGATGGGAAATATGAATGTCAATTCTGTCACAAGGTTTTTGAAGAAAGACGAAGTTATAATGGCCATGTTGGCGTCCATGTGAGGAATTCTGGGAAAATTTCCAGTGAAATAACTTCTCCTCCAAGCATCCAGAAGAATGAAAAATCTTCATCGCAGGAGGCATTGCTTCCAAGGACATCAAAAATGGATGCTTTAATTGAAATAGCCCAAAGTTCAATATATGAAACCCCAAAAGTTGGAACTTGTGAACAAACCACAAAAGATCTTCCTCCTGTCGCATTTAACTTGGAAGAAACTCCAGTTGCCTGTGGTAGTCACGAATTAAATTTGTTTTCGGCTCCTGTAGCACAGGAAGAAAATAAGGTTGACAGATCTGCTTACATAGACTTGAATGCACATGGTAGCATATCCATGATGGATACCGATAGTATGGTGATCAATGATTACACTTCAAATATGGACATTAAAATTGATGACAAGTGCGTAAATGACTCGGAATATATTGGGTCGCATGACATTGATAAGTATGGAAACAGAAATTTGGAGATGAATTTTGGTAATGCATGTTCGAATCCAAGAAATGATCATCTAGAAGATGCTCATGGATTAACTGTTGGAGAAATTGGTTTTCCAAGTGCAGTAGCTTCTGTGCCCTTGACTCAATCATTTCAGTTCTTCCCTTCCTTGGACTCTATGTCAAATAAG GTAGaacatgaattttctttggttGGTCAGAAGCTTGGGAATGTTACAGAATTTGAGGAGCTGAGGTTTGATGACCTGGAACCCTTCAAGTACGGTTTTATGAATGGAGAAGAGTTGCAATCTTTGTCCGGAAGCTCCATGAACTTAGGAAATATGGCTGGAATTGTTGATGGGTTTAATTCCTCAGTTACGTTTGGTTCGGAGGATGTTACGTTTAATGCACTAGATGTAAATCAGCTGACAACTGTGTGTGTATGGTGCAGAACAGAGTTCAAACTTGACAGTGTTGAATCAGAAACTCCATCAGAATCCATTGGCTATATGTGTCCAACTTGCAAGGATAAAATCTCTGGGCACTTAGATGATGGTCTCTCCATGAATCCTCTTGGTTTCTGA